The Hordeum vulgare subsp. vulgare unplaced genomic scaffold, MorexV3_pseudomolecules_assembly, whole genome shotgun sequence genome includes a window with the following:
- the LOC123421068 gene encoding NAD(P)H-quinone oxidoreductase subunit 2 B, chloroplastic-like, producing MIWHVQNENFILDSTRIFMKAFHLLLFNGSFIFPECILIFGLILLLMIDSTSDQKDRPWFYFISSTSLVISITALLFRWREEPIISFSGNFQTNNFNEIFQFLILLCSTLCIPLSVEYIECTEMAITEFLLFVLTATLGGMFLCGANDLITIFVAPECFSLCSYLLSGYTKRDLRSNEATMKYLLMGGASSSILVHGFSWLYGSSGGEIELQEIVNGLINTQMYNSPGISIALISITVGLGFKLSPAPFHQWTPDVYEGVWFVRQIPTSISISEVFGFCKTP from the coding sequence ATGATCTGGCATGTACAGAATGAAAACTTCATTCTCGATTCTACGAGAATTTTTATGAAAGCGTTTCATTTGCTTCTCTTCAATGGAAGTTTCATTTTCCCAGAATGTATCCTAATTTTTGGCCTAATTCTTCTTCTGATGATCGATTCAACCTCTGATCAAAAAGATAGACCTTGGTTCTATTTCATCTCTTCAACAAGTTTAGTAATAAGCATAACGGCCCTATTGTTCCGATGGAGAGAAGAACCTATAATTAGCTTTTCGGGAAATTTCCAAACGAACAATTTCAACGAAATCTTTCAATTTCTCATTTTATTATGTTCAACTTTATGTATTCCTCTATCCgtagagtacattgaatgtacagaAATGGCTATAACAGAGTTTCTGTTATTCGTATTAACAGCTACTCTAGGGGGAATGTTTTTATGTGGTGCTAACGATTTAATAACTATCTTTGTAGCTCCAGAATGTTTCAGTTTATGTTCCTACCTATTGTCTGGATATACCAAGAGAGATCTACGGTCTAATGAGGCTACTATGAAATATTTACTCATGGGTGGGGCAAGCTCTTCTATTCTGGTTCATGGTTTCTCTTGGCTATATGGTTCATCTGGGGGGGAGATCGAGCTTCAAGAAATTGTGAACGGTCTTATCAATACACAAATGTATAACTCCCCAGGAATTTCAATTGCGCTTATATCCATCACTGTAGGACTTGGGTTCAAGCTTTCCCCAGCCCCTTTTCATCAATGGACTCCTGACGTCTACGAAGGAGTGTGGTTCGTTCGACAAATTCCTACCTCTATATCTATCTCTGAGGTGTTTGGGTTTTGCAAAACTCCATAG